Proteins found in one Corynebacterium canis genomic segment:
- a CDS encoding ABC transporter substrate-binding protein yields the protein MERRQFLKLLATGTTVALAGSVFAACSQQDADSDAAASNEAKTTLRVAAIGNPGDELDPSAASGTATWAGIYAIFESLVVTAATGPSMQLATTAKPNDDATEWTVTLRDGAKFSDGSPVTAKDVLASLRFTADSQKLGSQLASVDLDKSEAKDDSTVVLALYQPRADFIESVLAKSSLVFKDGDPAKGIGSGPYVKESGSAADGWSFMANEHFPKDKRLSEMLEVRVIADADARIRAVNSGEIDLALDLPVVAAKTLTGDTEIWSAGPSDAKNLGVFLNTDVAPFNNVDARKAFKLAIDREKLAKTLFDGHGQPGDDLPGKGMDGYPESVRAKRDVAKAKELFAAAGITELTLSTADVSPGMNDAAHLIAEQLDEAGVKLKVDERDPATYYNDIPALMKLPLFATYLQNFPTEYGLQFTSGTNGVFNMSGWGKNAEWDAKLAEIGATVDAKERQKLVDSLSKTYAEEGGTVLWGVQDTLHGRVKGTPDVIMSQGAPVFTTP from the coding sequence ATGGAGCGTCGTCAATTTCTCAAGTTGCTTGCAACCGGTACCACCGTGGCCCTCGCCGGGTCTGTGTTTGCTGCGTGTTCGCAGCAGGACGCTGATAGTGATGCTGCCGCTAGCAATGAGGCGAAAACCACATTGCGCGTAGCGGCGATTGGTAATCCGGGTGATGAGTTGGATCCGTCGGCTGCTTCGGGCACGGCAACGTGGGCGGGGATTTACGCGATTTTTGAGTCGTTAGTGGTTACTGCCGCAACGGGGCCGAGTATGCAGTTGGCCACCACGGCGAAGCCGAATGATGATGCCACCGAATGGACTGTAACTTTGCGCGATGGCGCGAAGTTCTCGGATGGTTCCCCAGTGACCGCGAAGGATGTATTGGCGTCGTTGCGTTTTACTGCGGATTCGCAAAAGCTTGGCTCGCAATTGGCCAGCGTTGATTTGGACAAGAGCGAGGCGAAGGACGATAGCACTGTGGTTTTGGCGCTGTATCAGCCGCGCGCCGATTTTATTGAAAGCGTTTTGGCCAAATCGAGTTTGGTGTTTAAGGATGGGGATCCAGCAAAGGGGATTGGTTCGGGCCCTTATGTAAAGGAATCCGGTTCCGCCGCTGATGGCTGGTCGTTTATGGCGAATGAGCATTTTCCCAAGGATAAGCGCCTTTCGGAGATGCTCGAGGTGCGTGTGATTGCGGACGCGGATGCTCGTATTCGCGCCGTGAATTCGGGGGAAATTGATCTTGCATTGGATCTGCCGGTGGTGGCGGCTAAAACGTTGACCGGGGATACAGAGATTTGGTCCGCCGGCCCGTCGGATGCCAAGAACCTCGGCGTGTTCTTGAACACCGACGTGGCACCGTTTAATAATGTGGACGCCCGCAAAGCATTCAAACTGGCGATCGATCGCGAGAAGCTTGCCAAGACGCTGTTTGACGGCCACGGCCAACCCGGCGACGATTTGCCCGGTAAGGGCATGGACGGCTACCCCGAGAGCGTGCGGGCAAAGCGCGACGTCGCTAAGGCAAAGGAGTTGTTTGCGGCGGCCGGAATCACGGAGCTTACCCTGAGCACCGCCGATGTGAGCCCCGGGATGAACGATGCTGCGCACCTGATCGCCGAGCAATTGGATGAGGCGGGTGTGAAGCTTAAGGTAGATGAGCGCGATCCGGCCACCTACTACAACGATATCCCCGCGCTGATGAAGCTGCCGCTGTTCGCAACGTATTTGCAGAATTTCCCCACGGAGTACGGTCTGCAATTCACCTCCGGAACTAACGGTGTGTTCAATATGTCTGGCTGGGGCAAGAACGCCGAATGGGATGCCAAGCTTGCGGAGATCGGCGCCACGGTGGACGCGAAGGAACGCCAGAAGCTAGTTGATTCGCTGTCCAAGACCTATGCCGAAGAGGGCGGCACGGTGCTGTGGGGTGTGCAGGATACGCTGCATGGTCGGGTGAAGGGCACCCCGGATGTGATCATGTCCCAGGGCGCGCCGGTGTTTACCACCCCGTAG
- a CDS encoding ABC transporter ATP-binding protein, producing MIDVAKLCVRIDAAGEALFEHVNLRVSPGETVALMGESGVGKSTLGRALVGQLPTRLRVTEGRVTVAGCEPLHLRGKRLREFRKRVSYIDQDPGAALTPHFTVRRLLAERAQVDPQPLAAFLEIEHLMDAYPAQLSGGQRRRVALARGLVSQPEAVIFDEPTAGLDAATLEKVCAALAELEGAAKLVITHDLEFAQRVADRIVRIGPPPQRVPKTRGEVPAVGTSVLQVRGLDAGHAGQPRSQPLDVTVHAGEVVALTGPSGCGKTTLLRAILGLHVPDTGSVAVQGAVLAPQLARRSIAQRRGIGWVPQDAALSLNPAHSVARILRQPDIEVCTRLGIEHLLDRRPGELSGGQRQRVLFAAAIALRPPVLLLDEATAALDPDTRDCVLGEVDRLCEAGTAVLAVSHEDAICQWADRVIALEPS from the coding sequence ATGATCGACGTCGCAAAGCTTTGTGTGCGTATCGACGCCGCGGGGGAGGCGTTATTCGAACACGTGAACCTCCGCGTGTCCCCCGGCGAAACTGTCGCACTTATGGGCGAATCTGGGGTGGGTAAGTCCACATTGGGTAGGGCCTTGGTGGGGCAGTTGCCGACGCGGTTGCGGGTGACGGAAGGCCGCGTGACGGTGGCGGGTTGCGAGCCATTGCACTTGCGCGGCAAGCGGCTGCGAGAGTTTCGCAAACGCGTTTCATATATTGATCAGGATCCGGGGGCGGCTTTGACGCCGCATTTCACGGTGCGTCGGCTGCTTGCGGAACGCGCCCAGGTCGATCCACAGCCCCTAGCCGCGTTTTTGGAGATCGAACACCTGATGGACGCCTATCCGGCGCAGCTTTCGGGCGGTCAGCGGCGTCGTGTCGCATTGGCCCGCGGGTTGGTGTCGCAGCCGGAGGCGGTGATTTTCGATGAGCCCACCGCCGGCCTCGACGCCGCCACATTAGAAAAGGTGTGCGCAGCGTTGGCGGAGCTGGAGGGCGCGGCAAAGTTGGTGATCACCCACGATTTGGAGTTCGCGCAGCGGGTGGCGGATCGCATTGTGCGCATCGGGCCGCCGCCGCAACGGGTGCCTAAGACGCGTGGCGAGGTGCCGGCAGTGGGCACTTCGGTGTTGCAGGTGCGCGGTTTGGATGCGGGACATGCTGGTCAGCCGCGTTCCCAACCCTTGGACGTCACAGTTCATGCGGGCGAAGTGGTGGCCTTGACGGGCCCTTCCGGCTGCGGCAAAACTACCTTGCTGCGCGCTATCCTGGGCCTGCACGTCCCGGATACCGGCAGTGTGGCGGTGCAGGGGGCCGTGCTCGCGCCCCAGCTTGCGCGGCGTTCTATCGCGCAGCGGCGTGGCATCGGTTGGGTGCCGCAGGATGCGGCGTTGAGTTTGAACCCGGCGCATAGCGTCGCCCGGATCCTGCGTCAGCCCGATATCGAGGTGTGCACCCGCCTGGGAATCGAACATTTATTGGATAGGCGCCCGGGTGAGTTGTCCGGTGGGCAGCGGCAGCGGGTGCTGTTTGCGGCGGCCATTGCGTTGCGTCCTCCCGTCTTGCTTTTGGACGAGGCTACCGCCGCGCTCGACCCCGATACCCGCGATTGCGTCCTCGGCGAGGTAGACCGTTTGTGCGAGGCCGGCACCGCGGTGCTGGCGGTGAGCCACGAGGACGCTATCTGCCAGTGGGCGGATCGTGTGATCGCACTTGAACCATCTTAA
- a CDS encoding ABC transporter permease: MRPTALATMLRAILRLAVTLLIAAVFVFLVMDALPGDVATQSLGPTSPEALASLRAELGLDRPVWERLGQWLFGLATGDLGTLALSGKPLASLAAPAVRNTLLLAAVTAPIVLLVGVGGGVYAGSRPGSRRDRGWSMAAQTVIAVPDFAVATLLVVILAAKFRLVPQVSLVAPGRSPLDSPNILVIPALSLGLAAGAWLLRMVRSVVADAAELPHVQAATGAGVHPARVVIAHILPVVAAPIAQLIVAVVPYLLSGAVVVESVVGYPGIGGLLTGLVGQRETTAVASLTVALAAVTLVLFALADTQRKRLVVTK, translated from the coding sequence GTGCGACCAACCGCACTGGCTACCATGTTGCGCGCCATCCTGCGTCTGGCGGTGACGTTGCTTATCGCCGCTGTGTTCGTGTTTTTGGTCATGGATGCGCTGCCCGGCGACGTAGCCACCCAATCGCTCGGCCCGACCAGCCCAGAAGCCCTCGCGTCGCTGCGGGCGGAGCTGGGCCTGGATCGACCGGTGTGGGAGCGGCTCGGCCAGTGGCTGTTTGGCTTGGCCACTGGGGACTTGGGCACCTTGGCGCTTTCAGGCAAGCCATTGGCTTCGCTGGCCGCACCCGCCGTGCGCAATACGCTATTGTTGGCTGCGGTTACTGCGCCGATCGTGTTGTTGGTGGGCGTTGGCGGCGGCGTGTATGCGGGCAGCCGGCCGGGCTCGCGCCGCGATCGTGGCTGGTCAATGGCGGCACAGACGGTGATCGCGGTGCCGGATTTTGCGGTGGCTACGCTGCTGGTGGTGATTTTGGCCGCGAAGTTTCGGCTGGTGCCGCAAGTTTCTTTGGTGGCGCCGGGCCGTTCGCCGTTGGATAGTCCGAACATTTTGGTGATTCCGGCGTTGTCCCTCGGGCTGGCGGCGGGCGCATGGTTGTTGCGCATGGTGCGTTCCGTGGTTGCCGACGCCGCGGAGCTCCCGCATGTGCAAGCCGCCACGGGAGCGGGGGTCCATCCCGCGCGGGTCGTGATCGCTCATATTCTGCCGGTTGTTGCCGCCCCGATCGCACAATTGATCGTAGCGGTGGTGCCGTATTTATTGTCCGGTGCCGTGGTGGTGGAATCTGTGGTGGGCTATCCGGGGATTGGCGGTTTGCTTACCGGCTTGGTCGGCCAGCGTGAAACCACTGCGGTTGCGTCGTTGACGGTGGCGTTGGCGGCCGTGACGTTGGTGTTGTTTGCGTTGGCGGATACCCAAAGGAAGCGCTTGGTGGTGACCAAATGA
- a CDS encoding ABC transporter ATP-binding protein: MNDAGPDYRSALRLVRAHMDGHWARLAAAAVLAICSAMFEIILASLVWQALAAIIERTEPAPVDTGRIIGALAFFALISVIAQQVFFGLSTAVSHLVAFDVLATIRKRLGSTWVATPVGRLSQQHSASAKTQAIDHCERLEVFIAHAVPETTASVAVWIVVTIWLFTVNPWLTLATIALIPVAFYTMLRAMRANGHRMGEWVAATGEMNAAIMDFLTALPVVRTFNRIGDSHERTATAVRRNAQLQSDWGRAFVPWGSPFSTLVVSGLVLITPIGIWLYQAGSVDGTELALFFVLGPIYSLPLVKIFYRMTALPLLASGAQEIAAALADADQKEADYAPAEDLTHEIKFENVSFAYEPGHEVLKDISFTIPAGTTTALVGHSGSGKSTLAELLLRFHSPASGTISIGGRDVDTLSDADLYRNIAAVFQRPMLQAGSIRANLTLAKPEASEQECSAALNAAELQQVIAELPDGLDTHLGESGEGLSGGQKQRLAIARALLADRPIVILDEPTAATDAETELMLQRSMSTLLSGTTNLIIAHRLRTIVNADQIIVLEQGKIAERGTHDELVASGGIYAHMWADHTAASDVALRGTKEQA, from the coding sequence ATGAATGATGCTGGCCCAGATTACCGCAGCGCGTTACGGCTGGTTCGCGCCCATATGGATGGCCATTGGGCAAGGCTCGCAGCCGCCGCTGTACTCGCGATTTGCAGCGCAATGTTCGAGATAATCCTCGCTTCATTAGTCTGGCAAGCCCTAGCGGCCATTATTGAACGAACGGAGCCCGCCCCCGTTGACACTGGGCGGATTATCGGCGCGCTAGCATTTTTTGCACTGATCTCAGTGATTGCACAGCAAGTCTTTTTTGGATTATCTACCGCCGTGTCCCATTTAGTTGCCTTCGATGTACTGGCAACGATCCGCAAACGTTTAGGCAGCACCTGGGTAGCCACTCCCGTAGGTCGCCTTTCGCAACAGCATTCGGCTTCCGCAAAGACCCAAGCCATTGATCATTGCGAACGGCTCGAGGTGTTTATCGCGCATGCAGTGCCGGAAACCACCGCATCTGTCGCCGTATGGATAGTGGTCACCATTTGGCTATTCACAGTAAATCCTTGGCTTACATTGGCCACAATTGCTCTTATCCCTGTGGCGTTTTACACCATGCTCCGTGCCATGCGCGCAAATGGGCATCGGATGGGCGAATGGGTCGCCGCGACCGGAGAAATGAACGCGGCGATCATGGATTTCCTCACCGCACTGCCGGTAGTACGCACGTTCAATCGTATCGGCGATTCCCACGAACGCACCGCCACCGCTGTGCGCCGCAACGCACAACTGCAAAGCGACTGGGGGCGGGCCTTTGTCCCCTGGGGATCGCCGTTTTCAACCCTAGTGGTTTCCGGGCTGGTGCTTATTACCCCCATCGGAATATGGCTTTATCAGGCCGGCAGCGTCGACGGCACCGAACTGGCACTCTTCTTCGTGCTCGGGCCGATCTATAGCCTGCCTTTAGTAAAGATTTTCTACCGCATGACGGCGCTTCCACTCCTCGCCAGCGGCGCACAAGAAATCGCCGCCGCCCTCGCGGATGCGGACCAAAAGGAAGCCGACTACGCTCCAGCCGAAGACCTAACTCACGAAATCAAGTTCGAGAATGTCTCATTCGCATACGAACCCGGACACGAGGTCCTTAAAGACATCAGCTTTACCATTCCCGCAGGGACCACCACCGCATTAGTCGGCCACTCCGGCTCGGGAAAATCCACGCTTGCAGAACTCCTCCTCCGCTTCCACTCCCCCGCAAGCGGCACGATCAGCATCGGGGGACGCGACGTCGATACGCTCAGTGACGCAGACCTGTACCGCAATATAGCCGCTGTGTTCCAACGCCCAATGCTGCAAGCAGGTTCGATTCGGGCCAATCTCACGCTGGCCAAACCCGAAGCCAGCGAGCAAGAATGCAGCGCCGCCCTGAACGCCGCCGAATTGCAACAAGTCATCGCCGAGCTGCCCGACGGGTTAGACACACATTTGGGCGAATCCGGCGAAGGGCTTTCGGGAGGCCAAAAGCAACGCCTAGCCATCGCCCGCGCACTGCTGGCGGACCGGCCGATCGTCATTTTGGACGAACCAACCGCCGCCACCGATGCGGAGACAGAGCTCATGCTGCAACGGAGTATGAGCACGCTACTCAGCGGCACAACGAATCTGATCATCGCCCACCGCCTGCGCACGATAGTCAATGCAGATCAAATAATTGTTCTAGAACAGGGAAAGATCGCCGAACGCGGAACGCACGACGAACTTGTCGCCAGCGGCGGGATTTATGCGCACATGTGGGCGGACCACACGGCGGCCAGCGACGTAGCATTACGAGGCACAAAGGAGCAAGCATGA
- a CDS encoding ECF transporter S component gives MNYKWRVVDIVVAAVLGVACGLIFWVWNSIGYAWYSAADTLTPGFGGVATGVWFLGGVLGGLIIRKPGAAVFVEVIAALVSALIGNQWGIETLFSGLAQGLGAELVLLAFAYRRFGPGVAMLAGAAAGVGAWLLELVISANYAKGAVFNVIYLITCSLSGIVLAGLLAFVLVRALAATGALDRFAAGREQQQLV, from the coding sequence ATGAACTACAAGTGGCGCGTCGTAGATATCGTGGTGGCGGCGGTGCTCGGGGTCGCGTGCGGGTTGATCTTCTGGGTGTGGAACTCGATCGGCTACGCGTGGTATTCGGCGGCGGATACGCTCACCCCAGGCTTTGGCGGTGTTGCAACAGGTGTTTGGTTCCTCGGTGGGGTGCTCGGTGGGCTGATCATTCGCAAGCCCGGCGCGGCCGTGTTTGTTGAGGTGATCGCGGCGCTGGTCTCCGCGCTGATCGGTAACCAATGGGGCATCGAAACCCTGTTTTCGGGCCTAGCACAGGGTCTTGGCGCCGAGCTCGTGCTCCTTGCGTTCGCGTATCGGCGCTTTGGCCCCGGCGTGGCGATGCTTGCCGGGGCTGCCGCGGGTGTGGGCGCCTGGCTGCTCGAACTGGTGATCTCCGCGAATTACGCCAAGGGCGCGGTGTTTAATGTGATCTACCTGATCACCTGCTCGCTGTCCGGGATCGTTCTGGCGGGCCTGCTGGCATTCGTACTGGTGCGCGCACTGGCCGCCACCGGCGCGCTGGATCGTTTCGCCGCCGGTAGGGAACAGCAGCAGCTGGTGTAA
- a CDS encoding ABC transporter ATP-binding protein: protein MAGSEVIAKGFGWRHAGRKLPALQGLDLRIEPGERVLLLGESGSGKSTLLAALAGVLGDSEDGERTGSITVNPGPVGMVLQNPDSQVISSRIGDDVAFGCENLCVPRAEIWPRVEHALRTVGLHLPLDHPTAELSGGQKQRLALAGVLAMHAGLILLDEPTANLDPRGVVEVVDAVRHAVENTGATLVVVEHRVAQWMDLITRVIVIGDGRVIADGPPELVAELELPGVWLPNAQMPAWQRRTSDTQLLRAEELVVGYSKPVGSPRNLSLPKGAATVITGPNGAGKTTLALTLAGLLKPLGGRIAGFGSEPHTWKSRALARRIGYVFQDSEHQFVARTVLEEMRVGPQVMGVDAEARIAELLHRLRLEHLARANPFTLSGGQQRRLSVATALVAAPELLILDEPTFGQDRRTFIELVQILRDLTTEGVTICAISHDELFLEAIGDYEVALQ, encoded by the coding sequence ATGGCGGGTAGTGAAGTCATCGCCAAGGGATTCGGTTGGCGGCATGCCGGACGCAAGCTCCCAGCGTTGCAAGGCCTTGACCTGCGCATCGAACCGGGGGAGCGCGTCCTATTGCTTGGCGAGTCCGGCTCCGGCAAATCCACCCTGCTAGCGGCCCTGGCCGGGGTGCTCGGGGATTCGGAAGACGGCGAACGCACCGGCAGCATTACGGTGAATCCGGGCCCAGTGGGCATGGTGCTGCAAAATCCGGATTCGCAAGTGATTTCTAGCCGCATTGGCGATGACGTCGCCTTTGGCTGCGAAAACCTATGCGTCCCGCGTGCGGAGATCTGGCCGCGTGTGGAGCACGCCCTGCGCACGGTCGGCCTGCATCTCCCGCTCGACCACCCCACGGCCGAGCTGTCCGGCGGGCAGAAGCAACGCCTCGCGCTGGCCGGGGTGTTGGCCATGCACGCCGGGCTGATTCTGCTGGACGAACCGACGGCAAACCTCGATCCGCGCGGCGTTGTCGAGGTTGTCGACGCCGTCCGTCACGCCGTCGAAAATACGGGCGCAACGTTGGTGGTGGTCGAACACAGGGTCGCACAGTGGATGGACCTGATTACCAGGGTGATCGTGATTGGCGATGGCCGCGTTATCGCCGACGGCCCGCCGGAGCTCGTGGCGGAATTGGAGCTGCCGGGGGTGTGGCTGCCCAATGCGCAGATGCCCGCGTGGCAGCGTCGCACGAGCGATACCCAGCTGCTTCGCGCGGAGGAACTGGTGGTCGGATATTCGAAACCGGTCGGGTCGCCACGCAACCTGAGCCTTCCTAAGGGCGCGGCGACGGTGATTACTGGGCCCAATGGTGCGGGGAAAACCACGCTGGCGCTGACGCTAGCTGGGCTTTTAAAACCCTTAGGAGGCCGCATCGCCGGTTTCGGCAGCGAGCCGCATACTTGGAAATCCCGCGCGCTCGCCCGTCGGATCGGATATGTGTTCCAAGATTCCGAACATCAATTTGTGGCGCGCACGGTGCTGGAAGAAATGCGGGTGGGCCCGCAGGTCATGGGCGTGGATGCGGAGGCGCGCATCGCCGAATTATTGCACCGGCTCCGATTAGAACACTTGGCCAGGGCGAACCCGTTTACGCTGTCCGGAGGGCAGCAGCGCAGGCTGTCCGTGGCCACGGCATTGGTCGCAGCCCCCGAGCTCCTGATTCTGGACGAACCCACGTTCGGTCAGGATCGGCGAACGTTTATTGAATTGGTGCAGATCCTGCGCGATTTAACCACCGAAGGCGTAACCATTTGCGCCATTTCGCACGACGAACTTTTCCTCGAAGCTATTGGCGATTACGAGGTGGCGCTGCAATGA
- a CDS encoding ABC transporter permease — MIRVGAAFVWAVAVVLAVFGPLLAPVIGLPSATDISATPFEPASGEHVFGTDRLGRDIAARMLSGNAVLVVVPLVAACLASAAGLVVGSLYVMVPQWARGVTRTLLDALLVVPPIVIMLAIAASTGLSAPWLIGASVVLALPLSSRFFEATAQRVLAAGFIELARCRGDGWARIVVREVAPVLARPFATDVSLRFVATVYLTATASFLGAGVGDGSDTWATLIQSGLSGVMLNPWGVAAPALAIMALTVPLSVLSFGGGDV; from the coding sequence ATGATTCGTGTTGGGGCGGCGTTCGTGTGGGCCGTGGCCGTTGTGTTGGCGGTGTTTGGCCCGCTGCTTGCGCCGGTTATTGGTTTGCCGTCGGCCACCGATATTTCCGCAACTCCATTCGAACCCGCATCTGGTGAACATGTGTTTGGCACGGACCGCCTCGGCCGAGATATTGCGGCCCGCATGCTCTCTGGGAATGCGGTGCTCGTGGTGGTGCCTTTGGTGGCGGCGTGCCTGGCTAGTGCCGCAGGCTTGGTGGTGGGTTCGCTGTATGTGATGGTGCCGCAATGGGCGCGCGGCGTGACGCGTACCCTGCTCGATGCGTTGCTGGTGGTCCCTCCGATTGTGATCATGCTTGCTATTGCGGCTTCGACGGGGTTGTCGGCGCCGTGGTTGATTGGCGCGAGCGTGGTGTTGGCGTTGCCCTTGTCGAGCCGGTTTTTCGAGGCGACCGCGCAGCGCGTGCTGGCCGCCGGTTTTATCGAACTCGCGCGTTGCCGTGGCGATGGTTGGGCGCGCATTGTGGTGCGCGAGGTCGCACCCGTTTTAGCACGTCCGTTCGCCACCGATGTGTCCTTGCGTTTCGTCGCCACTGTGTACCTTACGGCTACGGCGTCCTTCCTAGGTGCAGGCGTTGGGGATGGTAGCGATACGTGGGCCACGCTTATCCAATCCGGGTTATCTGGGGTGATGCTGAATCCGTGGGGCGTTGCCGCGCCTGCGCTGGCGATTATGGCATTGACCGTGCCGTTGAGCGTGCTGAGTTTTGGGGGCGGTGACGTATGA
- a CDS encoding NAD(P)/FAD-dependent oxidoreductase: protein MTDNDVVFDVAIVGGGAAGLSAALVLGRQQRHVLLLDSGDPRNAASPAIHMVLTRDGISPDEFFRLGRAELDEFPGVQRRSAVVERIGGQQGAFEVTFAGRTVRAKYVLLATGQHDQLGSLPGLSERWGRGVYHCSYCHGFESLDAKIAVLAVRPMDAMIARYLRDRFSQDVVLCTQGLAVDPVPGVSLIDVPVTRITGAEPALQLQLANGDTLECNRVFYRPDATQSNRLAADLGCESNADWAAVTVDAQHQTSVPGVYAVGDCAMNRAAPVPLGFVAAGMGEGQRAAMWIDQALFAETLSHTG, encoded by the coding sequence ATGACCGATAACGACGTAGTGTTTGATGTTGCCATCGTGGGCGGTGGCGCGGCCGGCCTGAGCGCAGCCCTCGTGTTGGGGCGCCAGCAGCGGCACGTGTTGTTGCTGGATTCCGGTGATCCCCGCAACGCCGCGTCCCCCGCGATCCATATGGTGTTGACGCGCGACGGCATTTCCCCTGACGAGTTTTTCCGGCTGGGTCGTGCGGAGCTTGATGAATTCCCAGGCGTTCAGCGCCGCAGCGCCGTGGTGGAACGTATTGGCGGACAGCAGGGCGCATTCGAAGTTACTTTCGCAGGCCGCACGGTGCGCGCGAAATATGTGTTGCTGGCCACCGGGCAGCACGACCAATTGGGTTCGCTGCCGGGGCTTTCGGAGCGCTGGGGCAGGGGCGTGTACCACTGCTCCTATTGCCATGGATTCGAATCTTTGGACGCCAAGATCGCGGTGCTTGCCGTGCGCCCGATGGACGCGATGATCGCACGCTACCTGCGCGATCGCTTTAGCCAGGACGTGGTGTTGTGCACGCAGGGCCTTGCGGTGGACCCGGTGCCCGGGGTGTCGCTTATCGACGTCCCCGTCACCCGCATTACCGGCGCCGAACCGGCGTTGCAGCTTCAGCTTGCCAATGGGGATACCTTGGAATGCAACCGTGTGTTCTATCGCCCGGATGCCACGCAGAGCAATCGATTGGCCGCGGACCTTGGTTGTGAGAGCAATGCGGATTGGGCTGCGGTGACGGTGGATGCGCAGCATCAGACGAGCGTGCCCGGGGTGTATGCCGTGGGGGATTGTGCTATGAACCGTGCGGCGCCCGTTCCATTGGGTTTCGTGGCGGCCGGCATGGGTGAGGGGCAGCGCGCCGCGATGTGGATCGACCAAGCGTTGTTTGCGGAAACGCTTTCGCACACCGGCTAG
- a CDS encoding energy-coupling factor transporter transmembrane component T family protein produces the protein MKTPPTLNPVTRILGLLIVTTPLLLSVDIVSAGVSLAWTLLLAPLLGVDLRTVARRSVPILVAAPLSGISMALYGRPEGREYASFLFAHITDNSLSLAMAIMVRVLAVGIPVVVLTAQVDPTDLGDGVAQRLKLPPRFVVGAVAGVRLLSLFRRDWEAMARARRARGIADRGRVRHGMSMAFGLLVLALRRGSALATAMEARGFGSNQRTWARESIMTRIDAVVLAVCFGVAACSIGVSVATGAFRFLGA, from the coding sequence ATGAAAACGCCCCCAACGCTCAACCCGGTGACCCGCATTTTGGGGCTGCTGATCGTGACCACGCCGCTGCTGCTGAGCGTGGATATCGTGTCTGCGGGGGTGTCGCTCGCGTGGACATTGTTGCTCGCCCCCTTGTTGGGGGTGGACTTGCGTACCGTCGCGCGCCGCAGCGTGCCGATCCTGGTGGCCGCCCCGCTTTCTGGCATTTCCATGGCGCTGTATGGCCGCCCGGAGGGCCGCGAATACGCCTCCTTTCTATTCGCTCATATCACCGATAATTCGCTCTCCCTTGCGATGGCGATCATGGTCCGCGTCTTGGCCGTAGGCATCCCGGTGGTGGTGCTGACGGCGCAGGTAGACCCCACCGATCTTGGCGACGGCGTAGCCCAACGCCTTAAGCTTCCCCCACGGTTCGTGGTGGGCGCGGTGGCGGGCGTGCGTTTGCTCAGCCTGTTTCGCCGCGATTGGGAGGCGATGGCGCGAGCGCGGCGGGCACGCGGCATCGCCGATCGAGGGCGTGTTCGACACGGAATGTCCATGGCATTCGGCCTTTTAGTGCTGGCGTTACGGCGCGGTTCCGCATTAGCGACCGCCATGGAGGCCCGGGGTTTCGGCTCCAACCAGCGCACTTGGGCTCGCGAGTCCATCATGACGCGTATCGACGCCGTGGTCCTCGCCGTCTGTTTCGGCGTCGCCGCATGCTCGATAGGGGTTTCGGTTGCCACGGGGGCCTTCCGGTTTTTGGGGGCCTAG
- a CDS encoding DUF4232 domain-containing protein — MSNHISNMRPIGYTAMLVLATTLTACGPQSTAPPSSNTQSETPQASVPQHSHTTRGNSANCSAEQLSATASDSEGAAGSTFYTITLNNTGDSECSLSGYPGVSLVDAQENQLGAPAGRESGDPGTPVTLPPGGNAAFTLRILNALAYEPKTCSATDTAVNLKIYPPEEHGWILLPFTATTCTNPDIVILKVSGVRAP; from the coding sequence ATGAGCAATCACATCAGCAACATGCGTCCCATTGGTTACACGGCGATGCTTGTGTTGGCTACGACACTCACTGCCTGTGGCCCCCAATCCACCGCCCCACCCAGCTCAAACACGCAATCAGAAACCCCGCAAGCGAGCGTGCCCCAACACTCGCACACCACGCGGGGAAACTCCGCCAATTGCAGCGCCGAACAACTATCCGCCACAGCCTCCGATAGCGAAGGCGCGGCGGGAAGCACCTTTTACACCATCACGCTCAATAACACCGGGGACTCCGAATGCTCGCTGTCCGGATACCCTGGGGTCTCCCTCGTGGACGCCCAAGAAAACCAACTCGGAGCGCCCGCAGGGCGGGAATCCGGAGATCCCGGAACCCCCGTGACGCTACCCCCGGGAGGGAACGCAGCCTTTACGCTGCGCATCCTCAACGCGCTCGCCTACGAGCCGAAAACCTGCTCGGCTACCGACACCGCCGTGAACCTCAAGATCTACCCGCCGGAGGAACACGGCTGGATCCTGCTGCCATTCACGGCCACCACGTGCACGAACCCGGACATCGTGATCCTCAAAGTCAGCGGGGTCCGCGCCCCCTAG